One segment of Segatella copri DNA contains the following:
- a CDS encoding ORF6N domain-containing protein produces the protein MGHQEDIVKTESKIIVIRDTQVILDRDVAELYGVETRDINKAVKNNPKKFPPGYIIELNSSEKQELVENFHRFNTLKHSTVAPHAFTEQGLYMLATILKGDLAISTTIAIIDTFTQLRKLARTIDKVNEDAKEHGILPDKATEGKIQAAMNEVFADKLPLKMRRLTFGVNLGVLKFSIETTRESKE, from the coding sequence ATGGGACATCAAGAAGATATTGTAAAAACAGAAAGTAAAATCATTGTCATCAGGGATACGCAAGTCATCCTTGACAGAGATGTTGCGGAATTGTATGGAGTAGAAACCAGAGATATAAACAAAGCGGTTAAAAATAACCCCAAAAAGTTTCCCCCTGGTTATATTATTGAACTGAATAGCAGCGAGAAACAGGAACTGGTGGAAAATTTCCACCGGTTCAATACCCTCAAGCATTCCACTGTTGCACCTCACGCATTTACTGAACAAGGACTTTATATGCTTGCCACAATTCTGAAAGGTGATTTAGCCATCAGTACAACCATTGCCATCATTGATACTTTCACTCAACTTCGCAAGTTGGCAAGAACCATAGATAAGGTGAATGAAGATGCAAAGGAGCATGGTATTTTACCAGACAAAGCAACAGAAGGTAAGATACAAGCTGCCATGAACGAAGTCTTCGCAGATAAGCTGCCATTAAAAATGCGCAGATTGACTTTTGGGGTAAATTTAGGAGTGCTGAAATTTTCTATAGAAACCACAAGAGAATCTAAAGAATAA
- a CDS encoding transposase encodes MNMFEQIPFSEKYPVFRKLAEIGDLRKLSREELELYDEDIKNMRDIYATRKFDEKRGMEKGMEKGMAKEKLATARRLLSMGLSDEQVSTATELPLEEIQKLKE; translated from the coding sequence ATGAACATGTTTGAACAGATACCATTCAGCGAGAAGTATCCAGTCTTCCGCAAGTTGGCAGAAATAGGCGACCTCCGCAAGCTCTCTCGAGAGGAACTAGAGCTATATGACGAGGACATCAAGAATATGCGTGATATATATGCCACCAGAAAGTTTGATGAGAAGAGAGGTATGGAAAAAGGAATGGAAAAAGGAATGGCGAAAGAAAAGCTAGCCACAGCTCGCCGCCTTTTGTCAATGGGCCTTTCTGATGAGCAAGTATCAACAGCCACCGAACTTCCACTGGAGGAAATCCAGAAATTAAAGGAATAA
- a CDS encoding IS110 family transposase, which produces MQIYGIDLAKEKFDVSFFDLTSKKVSNQPSHKVVTNNLKGIGKFFKGLPSDAVLVAEHTGVYGDTLLKCCMDSNVKIAFVGGYVIHRYRATPDRAKADVLDCALLRDFGERYPDKLKYKTFPEEALYELRQLARHREMLVEQRKQLITADRSEDCRPIRSLAVKRSMDRIKEMLDTEIAETEKEMLKVINGHESIHHNYELVKSVDGVGLITAVELLVKTENFTKITTARQYAAYAGTAPYEKSSGKMDKGAHISKIGNRRSKTLLYICAESARLHNKEIKLYYERRTLIDKKPRHYVLNAIANKLLRIIFTLVEKGEYYDANFIRQDPRVVKYN; this is translated from the coding sequence ATGCAAATATACGGAATAGATTTGGCAAAAGAGAAATTTGACGTAAGTTTTTTCGACTTGACATCAAAAAAAGTATCAAACCAACCTTCACATAAGGTTGTAACGAACAATTTAAAGGGTATTGGAAAGTTTTTTAAAGGCCTTCCTAGCGATGCTGTATTGGTTGCTGAGCATACCGGAGTTTATGGTGATACCCTCTTGAAGTGCTGCATGGATAGCAATGTAAAGATTGCCTTTGTGGGTGGATATGTCATCCATAGATATAGAGCTACCCCTGACCGTGCCAAGGCGGATGTCCTGGATTGTGCACTGCTCAGAGATTTTGGAGAGAGATATCCTGATAAGCTGAAATACAAGACGTTTCCAGAAGAGGCTCTATATGAGCTTCGTCAATTGGCACGCCACCGAGAAATGCTTGTAGAACAGCGTAAGCAGCTAATAACAGCCGACAGGAGCGAGGATTGTCGTCCTATCAGAAGTCTTGCCGTCAAGCGAAGCATGGACCGTATCAAAGAGATGTTGGACACGGAAATTGCAGAGACGGAAAAAGAAATGTTGAAAGTCATAAATGGACATGAGAGCATTCACCACAACTATGAGCTTGTTAAAAGTGTCGATGGAGTTGGGCTGATTACCGCAGTAGAACTATTGGTAAAAACAGAGAATTTCACAAAAATAACTACAGCGCGCCAATATGCTGCTTATGCAGGAACTGCGCCATACGAAAAATCATCGGGGAAAATGGACAAGGGAGCACATATATCCAAGATTGGTAATAGACGGTCAAAGACCTTGTTGTACATCTGCGCAGAAAGCGCCAGATTGCACAACAAGGAGATTAAACTGTATTACGAGAGACGTACTTTAATAGATAAAAAGCCGCGTCATTATGTACTAAATGCCATAGCAAACAAGTTGCTAAGGATCATATTCACCCTCGTGGAAAAAGGTGAATACTATGACGCAAACTTCATCAGGCAAGACCCAAGGGTCGTTAAATATAATTAA
- a CDS encoding AAA family ATPase has product MARLNNPFVVYGYKGAEYFCDRQKETEKMISSLHNERNITLVAPRRMGKTGLIHHVFHQMEEQYAEVKCFYLDIFATKNLEQMVQLMASEIIGKLDTVSQSALRKVQEFFSCWRPTLTIDELTGIPSFSLDLKPSEGKESLKRIFEYLKQSGKRCYIAIDEFQQILSYPEDGVEAMIRSYIQFLPNVYFVFSGSQQHMMQEMFLSANRPFFQSSLVLSLPCIGEQVYREFANRLLASQHRSIDESTFSYIYQQSDRVTWYVQSILHGIYEHASFEITKSLVDEVILELIEEQAMTYQNYCAWLTENQQMLLGAIAREHLVSSPLSQQFISTHHLPATSSVKTALKALVDKQLVSKTPTGYLVSDRFFAKWLVRGGIIAN; this is encoded by the coding sequence ATGGCAAGATTGAACAATCCTTTTGTGGTATATGGCTATAAGGGCGCAGAGTATTTCTGCGACCGCCAGAAAGAGACGGAGAAAATGATTTCTTCGCTGCATAATGAACGTAACATCACGTTGGTTGCCCCACGCCGTATGGGTAAGACGGGATTAATTCATCATGTATTCCATCAGATGGAGGAGCAATACGCGGAAGTGAAGTGTTTCTATCTCGACATCTTTGCCACCAAGAATCTGGAGCAGATGGTGCAACTGATGGCTTCTGAAATCATCGGAAAGCTGGATACTGTTTCCCAATCAGCCCTTCGGAAGGTACAGGAATTCTTCAGCTGCTGGCGTCCTACTCTGACGATAGATGAATTGACAGGCATTCCTTCTTTTTCTTTAGACTTGAAACCGAGTGAAGGGAAGGAGAGTTTGAAGCGAATCTTTGAGTATTTGAAGCAATCGGGAAAGCGATGCTACATTGCCATTGATGAGTTTCAGCAGATATTAAGTTATCCGGAGGATGGGGTTGAGGCGATGATCCGTTCTTATATCCAGTTTTTGCCGAATGTATATTTCGTGTTTTCGGGCAGTCAGCAGCACATGATGCAGGAGATGTTTCTGTCGGCAAACCGTCCTTTCTTCCAGAGTTCGCTGGTGTTGTCTTTGCCTTGCATCGGGGAGCAGGTGTATCGGGAGTTTGCCAACCGCTTGTTGGCATCTCAGCACAGGTCGATAGATGAATCTACCTTTTCTTATATTTATCAGCAGTCTGATCGTGTAACCTGGTATGTGCAGTCGATATTGCATGGCATCTACGAGCATGCTTCTTTCGAGATTACGAAGTCTCTGGTAGATGAGGTGATTCTGGAGCTGATTGAGGAGCAGGCGATGACTTATCAGAACTATTGTGCCTGGCTAACCGAGAACCAGCAGATGCTTTTGGGGGCGATAGCTCGTGAGCATTTGGTATCTTCGCCGTTGAGCCAGCAGTTTATCAGCACCCACCATCTTCCAGCTACGAGCAGCGTGAAAACGGCATTAAAGGCATTGGTAGATAAGCAGCTGGTAAGCAAGACTCCGACTGGCTATCTGGTTAGCGACCGCTTCTTTGCGAAATGGCTGGTGAGAGGAGGAATCATAGCCAACTGA
- a CDS encoding Outer membrane protein SusF domain-containing protein: MIKKILLGMTLLMSMVSCTEDYTDWANPQTNPEEEAVSFGNGSVTPEGVINLADVTGDKVKVASIVAPTSTKDTYTPSFKINFDGQSFDIDADGNMAKADLVNYITNKYGKRPTERDIDATLDAWVSNGSTAVKMTTSETFQVKAIPEAPVIENGYYLVGDMFTVKGGDDAVVFDGWNNVSAKQAFKHSDNDVYDDPIFTISFETTKADQYWKIIPKKNADAGNIWAAGVVGPKVDGDASMTGALTNGDAKAGKIAKAGKYKLTINMMDYSYTIEEVNYDPFIYFIGSTDVWSSSDQKLALVDDAKGVYTGFVYIADPNNAGYEFKFQRIAGKWDRAIAASDFVTFKESAIGAANGNLGVKDGEGVYYMDVNLSEGTIEATKVTTMGLIGKFQEWDETKDVPMTWNAEEYCFEATNAGVTADGWKFRMNKKWAVNLGGSLNNLTAGGSDIKVAGNTIKLYPTRKTKDNIYCTVE, from the coding sequence ATGATTAAGAAAATATTATTGGGAATGACCCTGCTGATGTCTATGGTATCTTGTACCGAGGACTACACAGACTGGGCTAACCCACAGACAAATCCTGAGGAGGAAGCTGTATCATTTGGAAACGGTAGCGTTACTCCAGAAGGTGTCATCAACTTGGCAGATGTTACAGGAGATAAGGTAAAAGTAGCGAGCATTGTTGCTCCTACTTCTACCAAAGATACTTACACGCCTAGTTTCAAGATTAATTTCGATGGTCAGTCATTCGACATTGATGCTGATGGTAACATGGCAAAAGCTGACTTGGTAAATTACATCACCAATAAGTATGGCAAGCGCCCTACAGAGCGCGACATCGATGCTACTCTTGACGCATGGGTAAGCAATGGCTCAACAGCCGTGAAGATGACAACATCTGAAACATTCCAGGTTAAGGCTATTCCTGAGGCTCCGGTTATCGAAAACGGCTATTATCTCGTAGGCGATATGTTTACTGTCAAAGGCGGTGATGATGCCGTAGTCTTTGACGGTTGGAATAATGTAAGTGCTAAGCAGGCATTCAAGCACAGCGACAATGATGTATATGACGATCCTATCTTCACCATAAGCTTCGAGACAACCAAGGCTGACCAGTATTGGAAGATTATTCCTAAGAAGAACGCTGATGCCGGTAACATCTGGGCTGCTGGCGTAGTAGGTCCTAAGGTTGACGGCGACGCCAGCATGACTGGTGCGCTGACCAACGGTGACGCTAAGGCTGGTAAGATTGCCAAGGCTGGTAAGTATAAGCTCACCATCAACATGATGGACTACTCTTATACCATAGAGGAGGTTAACTACGATCCATTCATCTACTTCATCGGTAGCACTGATGTTTGGAGTTCTTCTGACCAGAAGCTTGCTCTCGTAGATGACGCTAAGGGCGTATACACTGGTTTCGTTTATATAGCCGATCCTAATAACGCGGGCTACGAGTTCAAGTTCCAGCGTATAGCAGGAAAATGGGATAGAGCAATCGCAGCAAGTGACTTCGTTACATTTAAAGAATCTGCTATCGGTGCAGCCAATGGAAATCTCGGTGTAAAAGACGGAGAAGGTGTTTACTACATGGATGTAAATCTCTCTGAAGGCACAATCGAAGCCACTAAGGTTACAACAATGGGACTCATCGGCAAATTCCAGGAATGGGATGAAACTAAGGATGTACCCATGACATGGAATGCCGAAGAGTATTGCTTTGAGGCAACAAATGCAGGTGTAACTGCAGATGGTTGGAAGTTCCGTATGAATAAGAAATGGGCTGTCAACCTCGGTGGAAGTCTTAACAACCTGACAGCAGGTGGTAGCGACATTAAGGTCGCTGGTAACACTATCAAGTTGTATCCAACAAGAAAGACAAAAGACAATATCTACTGCACAGTAGAATAA
- a CDS encoding SusE domain-containing protein: MKNKYIIGAMLVGIISLFASCSDDNDSNPTLIQPTEFKLNTPEYVNSTIDLEHSTGLGLTWSQPKYTADNAPINVTYEVQVSPTNSFTVSTDEAAADESGEKVADYAALSHTTLECKTSASAEEIDKALVKILKWTEGNVPAEQDAYVRVNAFILEGTNRLNPIASNSVQLKVRPYYVELKDATPIMWYLVGNMFGGKWAGDKITGTDNLPMFLKPNFSYDKKTGTGEIEYTNYFLTGAYNDKAECADAGFKILPASFSWDYSMNADGGKAGTIVYRGDTGSDGGHIVAPEAGYYTITINTANNTATMVKYEDEVNKTYGTIQIAGSFNEWADTPMLPYNTEGVENHAWYYVMEVPAGETAQFKFKIAGSWDTSWGYGKADGDINMFGKCEAGGKNLGLAEGKYVISFNDITGAFSIVKL, translated from the coding sequence ATGAAGAATAAATATATAATTGGTGCTATGCTTGTCGGCATCATCAGCTTATTCGCATCATGTTCGGATGACAACGACTCAAACCCAACGCTGATTCAGCCTACGGAGTTCAAGTTGAATACTCCAGAATATGTAAATTCTACTATTGACTTGGAGCATTCTACAGGACTTGGTCTTACATGGTCACAGCCTAAGTACACTGCCGACAATGCCCCAATCAATGTAACATACGAGGTACAGGTATCTCCAACCAATTCTTTCACGGTTTCTACAGATGAGGCTGCAGCAGATGAAAGTGGCGAGAAAGTTGCCGATTACGCAGCACTCAGCCACACTACACTGGAATGTAAAACTTCTGCCTCTGCTGAAGAAATAGATAAGGCATTGGTGAAAATTCTTAAATGGACAGAAGGTAACGTTCCTGCAGAGCAGGATGCGTATGTACGTGTGAATGCTTTCATCCTTGAGGGCACAAATCGTCTAAATCCTATCGCATCTAACTCTGTACAACTTAAGGTAAGACCTTATTATGTTGAGTTGAAGGATGCTACTCCAATAATGTGGTACCTTGTAGGTAACATGTTCGGTGGCAAGTGGGCTGGTGATAAGATTACTGGTACAGATAATCTTCCTATGTTCTTAAAGCCTAACTTCTCTTATGATAAGAAGACTGGTACAGGTGAGATTGAATACACCAACTACTTCCTTACTGGTGCTTACAACGACAAGGCTGAGTGTGCCGACGCTGGATTCAAGATTCTGCCTGCAAGCTTCAGCTGGGATTACAGTATGAATGCTGATGGTGGAAAAGCTGGTACAATCGTCTATCGTGGTGATACTGGTAGCGACGGTGGTCATATCGTAGCTCCAGAAGCTGGTTACTACACCATTACCATCAACACAGCAAACAATACTGCTACAATGGTGAAATATGAGGATGAAGTTAACAAGACCTATGGTACTATCCAGATTGCTGGCTCATTCAACGAGTGGGCAGATACTCCAATGCTTCCTTACAACACGGAAGGCGTTGAGAACCACGCTTGGTATTATGTAATGGAAGTTCCTGCTGGCGAGACTGCACAGTTCAAGTTCAAGATTGCAGGATCTTGGGATACAAGCTGGGGTTATGGCAAAGCAGACGGCGATATCAATATGTTCGGTAAGTGTGAGGCTGGTGGCAAGAACCTCGGCTTGGCAGAAGGCAAGTACGTCATCTCATTCAACGACATCACAGGTGCATTCAGCATCGTTAAATTGTAA
- a CDS encoding RagB/SusD family nutrient uptake outer membrane protein, which yields MKLNKFKTFVPAAALLLSASLCSCMDDLDKGNIDPNGDANPNITGLYSKCYAGLIMEGNDGNADFNIQDNGKSTLLRNIYNFNELPTDESICWWSDGGLTEISYNQFKADNETLKYLYYRMMSNISYENHFLGLEAAKEDKTKYAEVRVIRAYHYLLMLDFWGDPSFTDKISAETPRQAHTYNANYDASKSYTRAELLQLGREFLFNWVKDELLAAEPDLLEAKPETDTDADYGRVDKGTCWLLLSRLYLNAGTYLNNDGQNNPYWKEALEYAEKVINSPYALFDESKMSAEAKANGYKPYDLLFMGDNGSNGASCEALLPLMQDGDKTQGWGGSLFFVAASIDEKSRTVTGETLGTSATNWSGMRVRPSFLTKFVNNPSDFEGKTAEQIRAMGIDDRAMIWGVDHKLALGKNDAFKQGLTIVKWNNVYSNHGTTHDTFCVDTDFFLFRVAEAYLNAAEAEMHLNGANSAKAKGWIDALRKRAHAEPRSTYSLEDVLDERARELYCEGFRRTDLIRYNQFGGAQATYNWEYKGGNEKGTTFDKKFNVYPLPSSELLANPNLTQIDGYNEVQN from the coding sequence AATAAATTCAAAACATTCGTCCCTGCTGCAGCTCTTCTGCTTTCAGCAAGTTTGTGCTCTTGCATGGATGATTTGGACAAGGGAAACATTGATCCAAATGGTGACGCAAATCCAAACATAACAGGCTTGTATAGCAAGTGCTATGCTGGACTTATTATGGAAGGTAATGATGGTAATGCCGATTTCAATATTCAAGACAACGGCAAATCCACATTGCTACGTAACATATACAACTTCAACGAGTTACCTACTGACGAATCAATCTGTTGGTGGTCAGATGGTGGTCTCACTGAGATCAGCTACAACCAGTTCAAAGCTGATAATGAAACTCTGAAGTATTTGTACTATCGTATGATGTCTAATATCTCATACGAGAATCATTTCTTAGGACTCGAGGCTGCAAAAGAAGATAAGACCAAGTATGCAGAGGTACGTGTTATCCGTGCTTACCACTATTTATTGATGCTTGACTTCTGGGGCGACCCTTCATTCACAGATAAGATTTCGGCAGAGACTCCACGTCAGGCTCACACCTACAATGCTAATTATGATGCAAGCAAGAGTTACACTCGTGCTGAGCTTCTTCAGTTGGGTCGTGAGTTCCTCTTCAACTGGGTTAAGGACGAATTGCTCGCTGCCGAGCCCGACTTATTGGAGGCAAAACCAGAGACTGACACCGATGCTGACTATGGTCGCGTAGACAAAGGTACATGCTGGTTGCTCTTGAGCCGTCTGTATCTCAATGCAGGTACATACCTCAACAACGATGGTCAGAACAATCCTTACTGGAAAGAGGCGCTTGAATATGCCGAGAAGGTTATCAACTCACCATATGCCCTCTTCGATGAAAGCAAAATGTCTGCAGAGGCCAAGGCTAACGGCTACAAGCCATACGATCTGCTCTTTATGGGCGACAATGGTTCGAATGGTGCCAGTTGCGAGGCTCTTCTTCCATTGATGCAAGATGGTGACAAGACTCAAGGATGGGGAGGTTCACTCTTCTTCGTTGCAGCAAGTATAGATGAAAAGTCCAGAACTGTTACAGGTGAAACATTAGGTACATCTGCTACCAACTGGTCAGGTATGCGTGTTCGTCCTTCATTCTTAACCAAATTTGTCAATAACCCTTCGGATTTCGAAGGTAAGACTGCTGAACAGATTCGCGCTATGGGTATTGATGACCGTGCCATGATTTGGGGTGTAGACCATAAATTAGCCCTGGGCAAGAATGACGCCTTCAAACAGGGACTCACCATTGTAAAATGGAATAACGTTTACTCCAACCATGGAACTACACACGATACCTTCTGTGTAGATACAGACTTCTTCCTCTTCCGTGTAGCAGAGGCTTACCTCAACGCTGCTGAAGCAGAAATGCATCTTAACGGCGCAAATTCTGCTAAGGCTAAGGGATGGATTGATGCTCTTCGCAAGCGTGCCCACGCAGAACCACGTTCAACATATTCTCTTGAAGACGTGCTTGATGAGCGTGCCCGTGAGTTGTACTGCGAAGGTTTCCGTCGTACTGACCTGATCCGTTACAACCAGTTTGGTGGTGCTCAGGCTACATACAATTGGGAATATAAGGGTGGTAACGAGAAGGGTACAACCTTCGACAAGAAGTTTAATGTATATCCTCTCCCATCTTCTGAGCTTCTTGCCAACCCGAACCTGACACAGATTGACGGATATAACGAGGTTCAAAACTAA